Proteins encoded in a region of the Myxococcus guangdongensis genome:
- a CDS encoding EVE domain-containing protein yields the protein MSKTQYWLIKSEPTVYPYAQLEKDKQTEWTGIRSFEARNNLRAMKPGDLCLYYHSNEGKAVVGVAQVLTLATEDSTAPGEDWASVKVAAVIPVKAPVELATVKATAALKDFPLITRSRLSVAPVTAEHFKLILKMGKTALPK from the coding sequence ATGTCGAAGACCCAGTACTGGCTCATCAAGAGCGAGCCGACGGTGTACCCGTACGCGCAGCTCGAGAAGGACAAGCAGACGGAGTGGACGGGCATCCGCAGCTTCGAGGCCCGCAACAACCTGCGGGCGATGAAGCCCGGGGACCTGTGCCTCTACTACCACTCCAACGAGGGCAAGGCCGTGGTGGGCGTGGCGCAGGTGCTCACGCTGGCGACCGAGGACTCCACCGCCCCGGGTGAGGACTGGGCCTCCGTGAAGGTGGCCGCCGTCATCCCCGTCAAGGCACCCGTGGAGCTGGCCACCGTCAAGGCCACCGCCGCGCTGAAGGACTTCCCGCTCATCACCCGCAGCCGGCTCAGCGTGGCCCCCGTCACCGCCGAGCACTTCAAGCTCATCCTGAAGATGGGGAAGACGGCGCTGCCGAAGTAG